Proteins found in one Odontesthes bonariensis isolate fOdoBon6 chromosome 11, fOdoBon6.hap1, whole genome shotgun sequence genomic segment:
- the abi2b gene encoding abl interactor 2b isoform X6, which produces MAELQMLLEEEIPAGRSALLDSFTNLERVAEYCESNYVQSPDKQRALEETKNYTTQSLASVAYLINTLANNVLQMLDIQASQLRRMESSINHISQTVDIHKEKVARREIGILTTNKNTSRTHKIIAPANPERPVRYIRKPVDYSLLDDMGHGVKWLQRFKASAQNMKAGGVTLPRTNPPTQKPPSPPMTGKGTLGSGSSGGSHPSSSRSSSRENSGSGSVGLPIAVPTPAPPTVFPGSVPAPPNPAKPPPNTATSPGPPPSALDGPPQAPNPPVEIPPVPPPPPQLPASTAPTGTGPATYGNAAQGAPQFYSMNRPAQQPQNPPVGGSLPYRRPSSVTGQPNVAHNQSQLNGGPHFAQNQAGPQAPPPPSMQITPQLPLMGFVARVQETISDVPPPPPPADEPVFEEPTPPPPPPEDYEDDEDEEESAVVEYSDPYAEEDPPWAPRTYLEKVVAIYDYARDKEDELSFQEGAIIYVIKKNDDGWYEGVMNGTTGLFPGNYVESIMHYAD; this is translated from the exons TCTCCAGACAAGCAGAGGGCGTTGGAGGAGACCAAGAACTACACCACCCAGTCTCTGGCCAGCGTGGCCTACCTGATCAACACGCTGGCCAACAATGTGCTGCAGATGCTCGACATCCAGGCCTCGCAGCTCCGCCGCATGGAGTCCTCCATCAACCACATCTCACAG ACGGTGGACATCCACAAAGAGAAGGTCGCCCGGCGGGAGATTGGCATCCTCACCACCAACAAAAACACATCCCGCACACACAAGATCATCGCCCCGGCAAACCCCGAGAGGCCCGTGCGCTACATCCGCAAGCCCGTCGACTACAGCCTGCTGGACGACATGGGTCACGGAGTCAAG TGGTTGCAAAGGTTTAAG GCCAGCGCTCAGAACATGAAGGCCGGAGGTGTCACGCTCCCTCGCACCAACCCCCCCACGCAGAAGCCCCCCAGCCCGCCCATGACAGGCAAAGGGACCCTCGG CAGTGGGAGCAGCGGAGGCAGCCACCCCAGCAGCAGTCGCAGCAGCAGCCGAGAGAACAGCGGCAGCGGCAGCGTGGGCTTGCCCATCGCCGTCCCGACCCCGGCCCCGCCCACAGTGTTCCCAG GTTCAGTCCCTGCCCCACCCAACCCGGCTAAACCTCCCCCCAACACTGCCACAAGCCCTGGGCCTCCTCCTTCTGCCCTAGACGGCCCCCCACAGGCCCCCAACCCCCCTGTAGAGATCCCGCCTGTACCCCCACCCCCTCCCCAGCTCCCTGCCTCTACGGCCCCCACTGGCACCGGCCCCGCTACTTATGGCAACGCCGCACAAG GTGCTCCTCAGTTCTACAGCATGAATCGCCCTGCGCAGCAGCCCCAGAACCCTCCGGTGGGAGGCTCCCTGCCGTACCGCCGGCCCTCGTCCGTCACCGGTCAGCCGAACGTGGCGCACAACCAGAGCCAGCTCAACGGGGGACCACACTTCGCTCAGAACCAAG CTGGCCCACAAgcgccccctcccccctccatGCAGATCACCCCTCAGCTGCCTCTGATGGGCTTTGTGGCCCGAGTTCAGGAGACGA tctcagACGTGCCGCCTCCACCTCCGCCTGCCGACGAGCCGGTGTTCGAGGAGCCCACGCCTCCCCCGCCGCCACCCGAGGACTACGAGGACGACGAGGATGAAGAGGAATCGGCGGTGGTGGAGTACAGCGACCCGTACGCTGAGGAAGACCCGCCGTGGGCACCCCGGACCTACTTGGAAAAAG TGGTGGCCATCTACGACTACGCTCGCGACAAAGAAGACGAGCTTTCATTCCAGGAGGGCGCCATCATCTACGTGATCAAGAAGAACGACGACGGCTGGTACGAAGGCGTGATGAACGGGACCACGGGCCTCTTCCCCGGCAACTACGTCGAGTCCATCATGCACTACGCCGACTGA
- the abi2b gene encoding abl interactor 2b isoform X17 — protein MAELQMLLEEEIPAGRSALLDSFTNLERVAEYCESNYVQSPDKQRALEETKNYTTQSLASVAYLINTLANNVLQMLDIQASQLRRMESSINHISQTVDIHKEKVARREIGILTTNKNTSRTHKIIAPANPERPVRYIRKPVDYSLLDDMGHGVKWLQRFKASAQNMKAGGVTLPRTNPPTQKPPSPPMTGKGTLGSGSSGGSHPSSSRSSSRENSGSGSVGLPIAVPTPAPPTVFPGSVPAPPNPAKPPPNTATSPGPPPSALDGPPQAPNPPVEIPPVPPPPPQLPASTAPTGTGPATYGNAAQGAPQFYSMNRPAQQPQNPPVGGSLPYRRPSSVTGQPNVAHNQSQLNGGPHFAQNQVSDVPPPPPPADEPVFEEPTPPPPPPEDYEDDEDEEESAVVEYSDPYAEEDPPWAPRTYLEKVVAIYDYARDKEDELSFQEGAIIYVIKKNDDGWYEGVMNGTTGLFPGNYVESIMHYAD, from the exons TCTCCAGACAAGCAGAGGGCGTTGGAGGAGACCAAGAACTACACCACCCAGTCTCTGGCCAGCGTGGCCTACCTGATCAACACGCTGGCCAACAATGTGCTGCAGATGCTCGACATCCAGGCCTCGCAGCTCCGCCGCATGGAGTCCTCCATCAACCACATCTCACAG ACGGTGGACATCCACAAAGAGAAGGTCGCCCGGCGGGAGATTGGCATCCTCACCACCAACAAAAACACATCCCGCACACACAAGATCATCGCCCCGGCAAACCCCGAGAGGCCCGTGCGCTACATCCGCAAGCCCGTCGACTACAGCCTGCTGGACGACATGGGTCACGGAGTCAAG TGGTTGCAAAGGTTTAAG GCCAGCGCTCAGAACATGAAGGCCGGAGGTGTCACGCTCCCTCGCACCAACCCCCCCACGCAGAAGCCCCCCAGCCCGCCCATGACAGGCAAAGGGACCCTCGG CAGTGGGAGCAGCGGAGGCAGCCACCCCAGCAGCAGTCGCAGCAGCAGCCGAGAGAACAGCGGCAGCGGCAGCGTGGGCTTGCCCATCGCCGTCCCGACCCCGGCCCCGCCCACAGTGTTCCCAG GTTCAGTCCCTGCCCCACCCAACCCGGCTAAACCTCCCCCCAACACTGCCACAAGCCCTGGGCCTCCTCCTTCTGCCCTAGACGGCCCCCCACAGGCCCCCAACCCCCCTGTAGAGATCCCGCCTGTACCCCCACCCCCTCCCCAGCTCCCTGCCTCTACGGCCCCCACTGGCACCGGCCCCGCTACTTATGGCAACGCCGCACAAG GTGCTCCTCAGTTCTACAGCATGAATCGCCCTGCGCAGCAGCCCCAGAACCCTCCGGTGGGAGGCTCCCTGCCGTACCGCCGGCCCTCGTCCGTCACCGGTCAGCCGAACGTGGCGCACAACCAGAGCCAGCTCAACGGGGGACCACACTTCGCTCAGAACCAAG tctcagACGTGCCGCCTCCACCTCCGCCTGCCGACGAGCCGGTGTTCGAGGAGCCCACGCCTCCCCCGCCGCCACCCGAGGACTACGAGGACGACGAGGATGAAGAGGAATCGGCGGTGGTGGAGTACAGCGACCCGTACGCTGAGGAAGACCCGCCGTGGGCACCCCGGACCTACTTGGAAAAAG TGGTGGCCATCTACGACTACGCTCGCGACAAAGAAGACGAGCTTTCATTCCAGGAGGGCGCCATCATCTACGTGATCAAGAAGAACGACGACGGCTGGTACGAAGGCGTGATGAACGGGACCACGGGCCTCTTCCCCGGCAACTACGTCGAGTCCATCATGCACTACGCCGACTGA
- the abi2b gene encoding abl interactor 2b isoform X12, which translates to MAELQMLLEEEIPAGRSALLDSFTNLERVAEYCESNYVQSPDKQRALEETKNYTTQSLASVAYLINTLANNVLQMLDIQASQLRRMESSINHISQTVDIHKEKVARREIGILTTNKNTSRTHKIIAPANPERPVRYIRKPVDYSLLDDMGHGVKWLQRFKASAQNMKAGGVTLPRTNPPTQKPPSPPMTGKGTLGRHSPYRTLEPVRPPVVPNDYVSSPTRNMAHPQQSPARTASVNQRNRTYSSGSSGGSHPSSSRSSSRENSGSGSVGLPIAVPTPAPPTVFPGAPQFYSMNRPAQQPQNPPVGGSLPYRRPSSVTGQPNVAHNQSQLNGGPHFAQNQVSDVPPPPPPADEPVFEEPTPPPPPPEDYEDDEDEEESAVVEYSDPYAEEDPPWAPRTYLEKVVAIYDYARDKEDELSFQEGAIIYVIKKNDDGWYEGVMNGTTGLFPGNYVESIMHYAD; encoded by the exons TCTCCAGACAAGCAGAGGGCGTTGGAGGAGACCAAGAACTACACCACCCAGTCTCTGGCCAGCGTGGCCTACCTGATCAACACGCTGGCCAACAATGTGCTGCAGATGCTCGACATCCAGGCCTCGCAGCTCCGCCGCATGGAGTCCTCCATCAACCACATCTCACAG ACGGTGGACATCCACAAAGAGAAGGTCGCCCGGCGGGAGATTGGCATCCTCACCACCAACAAAAACACATCCCGCACACACAAGATCATCGCCCCGGCAAACCCCGAGAGGCCCGTGCGCTACATCCGCAAGCCCGTCGACTACAGCCTGCTGGACGACATGGGTCACGGAGTCAAG TGGTTGCAAAGGTTTAAG GCCAGCGCTCAGAACATGAAGGCCGGAGGTGTCACGCTCCCTCGCACCAACCCCCCCACGCAGAAGCCCCCCAGCCCGCCCATGACAGGCAAAGGGACCCTCGG GCGCCACTCCCCCTATAGGACGCTTGAGCCGGTGCGTCCGCCCGTTGTCCCTAACGACTACGTCTCGAGCCCGACTCGCAACATGGCGCACCCCCAGCAGAGCCCTGCACGCACTGCATCCGTTAATCAGAGGAACCGCACGTACAG CAGTGGGAGCAGCGGAGGCAGCCACCCCAGCAGCAGTCGCAGCAGCAGCCGAGAGAACAGCGGCAGCGGCAGCGTGGGCTTGCCCATCGCCGTCCCGACCCCGGCCCCGCCCACAGTGTTCCCAG GTGCTCCTCAGTTCTACAGCATGAATCGCCCTGCGCAGCAGCCCCAGAACCCTCCGGTGGGAGGCTCCCTGCCGTACCGCCGGCCCTCGTCCGTCACCGGTCAGCCGAACGTGGCGCACAACCAGAGCCAGCTCAACGGGGGACCACACTTCGCTCAGAACCAAG tctcagACGTGCCGCCTCCACCTCCGCCTGCCGACGAGCCGGTGTTCGAGGAGCCCACGCCTCCCCCGCCGCCACCCGAGGACTACGAGGACGACGAGGATGAAGAGGAATCGGCGGTGGTGGAGTACAGCGACCCGTACGCTGAGGAAGACCCGCCGTGGGCACCCCGGACCTACTTGGAAAAAG TGGTGGCCATCTACGACTACGCTCGCGACAAAGAAGACGAGCTTTCATTCCAGGAGGGCGCCATCATCTACGTGATCAAGAAGAACGACGACGGCTGGTACGAAGGCGTGATGAACGGGACCACGGGCCTCTTCCCCGGCAACTACGTCGAGTCCATCATGCACTACGCCGACTGA
- the abi2b gene encoding abl interactor 2b isoform X15, which produces MAELQMLLEEEIPAGRSALLDSFTNLERVAEYCESNYVQSPDKQRALEETKNYTTQSLASVAYLINTLANNVLQMLDIQASQLRRMESSINHISQTVDIHKEKVARREIGILTTNKNTSRTHKIIAPANPERPVRYIRKPVDYSLLDDMGHGVKASAQNMKAGGVTLPRTNPPTQKPPSPPMTGKGTLGSGSSGGSHPSSSRSSSRENSGSGSVGLPIAVPTPAPPTVFPGAPQFYSMNRPAQQPQNPPVGGSLPYRRPSSVTGQPNVAHNQSQLNGGPHFAQNQAGPQAPPPPSMQITPQLPLMGFVARVQETISDVPPPPPPADEPVFEEPTPPPPPPEDYEDDEDEEESAVVEYSDPYAEEDPPWAPRTYLEKVVAIYDYARDKEDELSFQEGAIIYVIKKNDDGWYEGVMNGTTGLFPGNYVESIMHYAD; this is translated from the exons TCTCCAGACAAGCAGAGGGCGTTGGAGGAGACCAAGAACTACACCACCCAGTCTCTGGCCAGCGTGGCCTACCTGATCAACACGCTGGCCAACAATGTGCTGCAGATGCTCGACATCCAGGCCTCGCAGCTCCGCCGCATGGAGTCCTCCATCAACCACATCTCACAG ACGGTGGACATCCACAAAGAGAAGGTCGCCCGGCGGGAGATTGGCATCCTCACCACCAACAAAAACACATCCCGCACACACAAGATCATCGCCCCGGCAAACCCCGAGAGGCCCGTGCGCTACATCCGCAAGCCCGTCGACTACAGCCTGCTGGACGACATGGGTCACGGAGTCAAG GCCAGCGCTCAGAACATGAAGGCCGGAGGTGTCACGCTCCCTCGCACCAACCCCCCCACGCAGAAGCCCCCCAGCCCGCCCATGACAGGCAAAGGGACCCTCGG CAGTGGGAGCAGCGGAGGCAGCCACCCCAGCAGCAGTCGCAGCAGCAGCCGAGAGAACAGCGGCAGCGGCAGCGTGGGCTTGCCCATCGCCGTCCCGACCCCGGCCCCGCCCACAGTGTTCCCAG GTGCTCCTCAGTTCTACAGCATGAATCGCCCTGCGCAGCAGCCCCAGAACCCTCCGGTGGGAGGCTCCCTGCCGTACCGCCGGCCCTCGTCCGTCACCGGTCAGCCGAACGTGGCGCACAACCAGAGCCAGCTCAACGGGGGACCACACTTCGCTCAGAACCAAG CTGGCCCACAAgcgccccctcccccctccatGCAGATCACCCCTCAGCTGCCTCTGATGGGCTTTGTGGCCCGAGTTCAGGAGACGA tctcagACGTGCCGCCTCCACCTCCGCCTGCCGACGAGCCGGTGTTCGAGGAGCCCACGCCTCCCCCGCCGCCACCCGAGGACTACGAGGACGACGAGGATGAAGAGGAATCGGCGGTGGTGGAGTACAGCGACCCGTACGCTGAGGAAGACCCGCCGTGGGCACCCCGGACCTACTTGGAAAAAG TGGTGGCCATCTACGACTACGCTCGCGACAAAGAAGACGAGCTTTCATTCCAGGAGGGCGCCATCATCTACGTGATCAAGAAGAACGACGACGGCTGGTACGAAGGCGTGATGAACGGGACCACGGGCCTCTTCCCCGGCAACTACGTCGAGTCCATCATGCACTACGCCGACTGA
- the abi2b gene encoding abl interactor 2b isoform X3 → MAELQMLLEEEIPAGRSALLDSFTNLERVAEYCESNYVQSPDKQRALEETKNYTTQSLASVAYLINTLANNVLQMLDIQASQLRRMESSINHISQTVDIHKEKVARREIGILTTNKNTSRTHKIIAPANPERPVRYIRKPVDYSLLDDMGHGVKASAQNMKAGGVTLPRTNPPTQKPPSPPMTGKGTLGRHSPYRTLEPVRPPVVPNDYVSSPTRNMAHPQQSPARTASVNQRNRTYSSGSSGGSHPSSSRSSSRENSGSGSVGLPIAVPTPAPPTVFPGSVPAPPNPAKPPPNTATSPGPPPSALDGPPQAPNPPVEIPPVPPPPPQLPASTAPTGTGPATYGNAAQGAPQFYSMNRPAQQPQNPPVGGSLPYRRPSSVTGQPNVAHNQSQLNGGPHFAQNQAGPQAPPPPSMQITPQLPLMGFVARVQETISDVPPPPPPADEPVFEEPTPPPPPPEDYEDDEDEEESAVVEYSDPYAEEDPPWAPRTYLEKVVAIYDYARDKEDELSFQEGAIIYVIKKNDDGWYEGVMNGTTGLFPGNYVESIMHYAD, encoded by the exons TCTCCAGACAAGCAGAGGGCGTTGGAGGAGACCAAGAACTACACCACCCAGTCTCTGGCCAGCGTGGCCTACCTGATCAACACGCTGGCCAACAATGTGCTGCAGATGCTCGACATCCAGGCCTCGCAGCTCCGCCGCATGGAGTCCTCCATCAACCACATCTCACAG ACGGTGGACATCCACAAAGAGAAGGTCGCCCGGCGGGAGATTGGCATCCTCACCACCAACAAAAACACATCCCGCACACACAAGATCATCGCCCCGGCAAACCCCGAGAGGCCCGTGCGCTACATCCGCAAGCCCGTCGACTACAGCCTGCTGGACGACATGGGTCACGGAGTCAAG GCCAGCGCTCAGAACATGAAGGCCGGAGGTGTCACGCTCCCTCGCACCAACCCCCCCACGCAGAAGCCCCCCAGCCCGCCCATGACAGGCAAAGGGACCCTCGG GCGCCACTCCCCCTATAGGACGCTTGAGCCGGTGCGTCCGCCCGTTGTCCCTAACGACTACGTCTCGAGCCCGACTCGCAACATGGCGCACCCCCAGCAGAGCCCTGCACGCACTGCATCCGTTAATCAGAGGAACCGCACGTACAG CAGTGGGAGCAGCGGAGGCAGCCACCCCAGCAGCAGTCGCAGCAGCAGCCGAGAGAACAGCGGCAGCGGCAGCGTGGGCTTGCCCATCGCCGTCCCGACCCCGGCCCCGCCCACAGTGTTCCCAG GTTCAGTCCCTGCCCCACCCAACCCGGCTAAACCTCCCCCCAACACTGCCACAAGCCCTGGGCCTCCTCCTTCTGCCCTAGACGGCCCCCCACAGGCCCCCAACCCCCCTGTAGAGATCCCGCCTGTACCCCCACCCCCTCCCCAGCTCCCTGCCTCTACGGCCCCCACTGGCACCGGCCCCGCTACTTATGGCAACGCCGCACAAG GTGCTCCTCAGTTCTACAGCATGAATCGCCCTGCGCAGCAGCCCCAGAACCCTCCGGTGGGAGGCTCCCTGCCGTACCGCCGGCCCTCGTCCGTCACCGGTCAGCCGAACGTGGCGCACAACCAGAGCCAGCTCAACGGGGGACCACACTTCGCTCAGAACCAAG CTGGCCCACAAgcgccccctcccccctccatGCAGATCACCCCTCAGCTGCCTCTGATGGGCTTTGTGGCCCGAGTTCAGGAGACGA tctcagACGTGCCGCCTCCACCTCCGCCTGCCGACGAGCCGGTGTTCGAGGAGCCCACGCCTCCCCCGCCGCCACCCGAGGACTACGAGGACGACGAGGATGAAGAGGAATCGGCGGTGGTGGAGTACAGCGACCCGTACGCTGAGGAAGACCCGCCGTGGGCACCCCGGACCTACTTGGAAAAAG TGGTGGCCATCTACGACTACGCTCGCGACAAAGAAGACGAGCTTTCATTCCAGGAGGGCGCCATCATCTACGTGATCAAGAAGAACGACGACGGCTGGTACGAAGGCGTGATGAACGGGACCACGGGCCTCTTCCCCGGCAACTACGTCGAGTCCATCATGCACTACGCCGACTGA
- the abi2b gene encoding abl interactor 2b isoform X2, producing the protein MAELQMLLEEEIPAGRSALLDSFTNLERVAEYCESNYVQSPDKQRALEETKNYTTQSLASVAYLINTLANNVLQMLDIQASQLRRMESSINHISQTVDIHKEKVARREIGILTTNKNTSRTHKIIAPANPERPVRYIRKPVDYSLLDDMGHGVKWLQRFKASAQNMKAGGVTLPRTNPPTQKPPSPPMTGKGTLGRHSPYRTLEPVRPPVVPNDYVSSPTRNMAHPQQSPARTASVNQRNRTYSGSSGGSHPSSSRSSSRENSGSGSVGLPIAVPTPAPPTVFPGSVPAPPNPAKPPPNTATSPGPPPSALDGPPQAPNPPVEIPPVPPPPPQLPASTAPTGTGPATYGNAAQGAPQFYSMNRPAQQPQNPPVGGSLPYRRPSSVTGQPNVAHNQSQLNGGPHFAQNQAGPQAPPPPSMQITPQLPLMGFVARVQETISDVPPPPPPADEPVFEEPTPPPPPPEDYEDDEDEEESAVVEYSDPYAEEDPPWAPRTYLEKVVAIYDYARDKEDELSFQEGAIIYVIKKNDDGWYEGVMNGTTGLFPGNYVESIMHYAD; encoded by the exons TCTCCAGACAAGCAGAGGGCGTTGGAGGAGACCAAGAACTACACCACCCAGTCTCTGGCCAGCGTGGCCTACCTGATCAACACGCTGGCCAACAATGTGCTGCAGATGCTCGACATCCAGGCCTCGCAGCTCCGCCGCATGGAGTCCTCCATCAACCACATCTCACAG ACGGTGGACATCCACAAAGAGAAGGTCGCCCGGCGGGAGATTGGCATCCTCACCACCAACAAAAACACATCCCGCACACACAAGATCATCGCCCCGGCAAACCCCGAGAGGCCCGTGCGCTACATCCGCAAGCCCGTCGACTACAGCCTGCTGGACGACATGGGTCACGGAGTCAAG TGGTTGCAAAGGTTTAAG GCCAGCGCTCAGAACATGAAGGCCGGAGGTGTCACGCTCCCTCGCACCAACCCCCCCACGCAGAAGCCCCCCAGCCCGCCCATGACAGGCAAAGGGACCCTCGG GCGCCACTCCCCCTATAGGACGCTTGAGCCGGTGCGTCCGCCCGTTGTCCCTAACGACTACGTCTCGAGCCCGACTCGCAACATGGCGCACCCCCAGCAGAGCCCTGCACGCACTGCATCCGTTAATCAGAGGAACCGCACGTACAG TGGGAGCAGCGGAGGCAGCCACCCCAGCAGCAGTCGCAGCAGCAGCCGAGAGAACAGCGGCAGCGGCAGCGTGGGCTTGCCCATCGCCGTCCCGACCCCGGCCCCGCCCACAGTGTTCCCAG GTTCAGTCCCTGCCCCACCCAACCCGGCTAAACCTCCCCCCAACACTGCCACAAGCCCTGGGCCTCCTCCTTCTGCCCTAGACGGCCCCCCACAGGCCCCCAACCCCCCTGTAGAGATCCCGCCTGTACCCCCACCCCCTCCCCAGCTCCCTGCCTCTACGGCCCCCACTGGCACCGGCCCCGCTACTTATGGCAACGCCGCACAAG GTGCTCCTCAGTTCTACAGCATGAATCGCCCTGCGCAGCAGCCCCAGAACCCTCCGGTGGGAGGCTCCCTGCCGTACCGCCGGCCCTCGTCCGTCACCGGTCAGCCGAACGTGGCGCACAACCAGAGCCAGCTCAACGGGGGACCACACTTCGCTCAGAACCAAG CTGGCCCACAAgcgccccctcccccctccatGCAGATCACCCCTCAGCTGCCTCTGATGGGCTTTGTGGCCCGAGTTCAGGAGACGA tctcagACGTGCCGCCTCCACCTCCGCCTGCCGACGAGCCGGTGTTCGAGGAGCCCACGCCTCCCCCGCCGCCACCCGAGGACTACGAGGACGACGAGGATGAAGAGGAATCGGCGGTGGTGGAGTACAGCGACCCGTACGCTGAGGAAGACCCGCCGTGGGCACCCCGGACCTACTTGGAAAAAG TGGTGGCCATCTACGACTACGCTCGCGACAAAGAAGACGAGCTTTCATTCCAGGAGGGCGCCATCATCTACGTGATCAAGAAGAACGACGACGGCTGGTACGAAGGCGTGATGAACGGGACCACGGGCCTCTTCCCCGGCAACTACGTCGAGTCCATCATGCACTACGCCGACTGA
- the abi2b gene encoding abl interactor 2b isoform X7 → MAELQMLLEEEIPAGRSALLDSFTNLERVAEYCESNYVQSPDKQRALEETKNYTTQSLASVAYLINTLANNVLQMLDIQASQLRRMESSINHISQTVDIHKEKVARREIGILTTNKNTSRTHKIIAPANPERPVRYIRKPVDYSLLDDMGHGVKWLQRFKASAQNMKAGGVTLPRTNPPTQKPPSPPMTGKGTLGGSSGGSHPSSSRSSSRENSGSGSVGLPIAVPTPAPPTVFPGSVPAPPNPAKPPPNTATSPGPPPSALDGPPQAPNPPVEIPPVPPPPPQLPASTAPTGTGPATYGNAAQGAPQFYSMNRPAQQPQNPPVGGSLPYRRPSSVTGQPNVAHNQSQLNGGPHFAQNQAGPQAPPPPSMQITPQLPLMGFVARVQETISDVPPPPPPADEPVFEEPTPPPPPPEDYEDDEDEEESAVVEYSDPYAEEDPPWAPRTYLEKVVAIYDYARDKEDELSFQEGAIIYVIKKNDDGWYEGVMNGTTGLFPGNYVESIMHYAD, encoded by the exons TCTCCAGACAAGCAGAGGGCGTTGGAGGAGACCAAGAACTACACCACCCAGTCTCTGGCCAGCGTGGCCTACCTGATCAACACGCTGGCCAACAATGTGCTGCAGATGCTCGACATCCAGGCCTCGCAGCTCCGCCGCATGGAGTCCTCCATCAACCACATCTCACAG ACGGTGGACATCCACAAAGAGAAGGTCGCCCGGCGGGAGATTGGCATCCTCACCACCAACAAAAACACATCCCGCACACACAAGATCATCGCCCCGGCAAACCCCGAGAGGCCCGTGCGCTACATCCGCAAGCCCGTCGACTACAGCCTGCTGGACGACATGGGTCACGGAGTCAAG TGGTTGCAAAGGTTTAAG GCCAGCGCTCAGAACATGAAGGCCGGAGGTGTCACGCTCCCTCGCACCAACCCCCCCACGCAGAAGCCCCCCAGCCCGCCCATGACAGGCAAAGGGACCCTCGG TGGGAGCAGCGGAGGCAGCCACCCCAGCAGCAGTCGCAGCAGCAGCCGAGAGAACAGCGGCAGCGGCAGCGTGGGCTTGCCCATCGCCGTCCCGACCCCGGCCCCGCCCACAGTGTTCCCAG GTTCAGTCCCTGCCCCACCCAACCCGGCTAAACCTCCCCCCAACACTGCCACAAGCCCTGGGCCTCCTCCTTCTGCCCTAGACGGCCCCCCACAGGCCCCCAACCCCCCTGTAGAGATCCCGCCTGTACCCCCACCCCCTCCCCAGCTCCCTGCCTCTACGGCCCCCACTGGCACCGGCCCCGCTACTTATGGCAACGCCGCACAAG GTGCTCCTCAGTTCTACAGCATGAATCGCCCTGCGCAGCAGCCCCAGAACCCTCCGGTGGGAGGCTCCCTGCCGTACCGCCGGCCCTCGTCCGTCACCGGTCAGCCGAACGTGGCGCACAACCAGAGCCAGCTCAACGGGGGACCACACTTCGCTCAGAACCAAG CTGGCCCACAAgcgccccctcccccctccatGCAGATCACCCCTCAGCTGCCTCTGATGGGCTTTGTGGCCCGAGTTCAGGAGACGA tctcagACGTGCCGCCTCCACCTCCGCCTGCCGACGAGCCGGTGTTCGAGGAGCCCACGCCTCCCCCGCCGCCACCCGAGGACTACGAGGACGACGAGGATGAAGAGGAATCGGCGGTGGTGGAGTACAGCGACCCGTACGCTGAGGAAGACCCGCCGTGGGCACCCCGGACCTACTTGGAAAAAG TGGTGGCCATCTACGACTACGCTCGCGACAAAGAAGACGAGCTTTCATTCCAGGAGGGCGCCATCATCTACGTGATCAAGAAGAACGACGACGGCTGGTACGAAGGCGTGATGAACGGGACCACGGGCCTCTTCCCCGGCAACTACGTCGAGTCCATCATGCACTACGCCGACTGA